In Colletotrichum higginsianum IMI 349063 chromosome 1, whole genome shotgun sequence, one genomic interval encodes:
- a CDS encoding Inorganic pyrophosphatase gives MPLLRGIKLQLPKTTVSPVAAAPVPVLQLLPPTAARRALSFCVPSARPSPVSTVTRRPPIQAPSRANHSATLAAHTKPTPGSSTPPPPSLLASSANGTPPRPSQSAAAPGIKSKIPSQRTAQIARHFSTISKDSDPSFHHQTPAMASPYSLRKVGAPNTLEHRVYIEKDGIPVSPFHDIPLYANQEQTILNMVVEIPRWTNAKLEISKEELLNPIKQDIKKGKLRYVRNCFPHKGYLWNYGAFPQTWEDPNAIHPETKAKGDNDPLDVCEIGELVGYTGQVKQVKVLGVMALLDEEETDWKVIVIDVNDPLAPKLNDVEDVERHLPGLLRATNEWFRIYKIPDGKPENQFAFTGECKNKSYAMDVVRECAEAWERLITGKTQPGSVSTANTTVSQSPARLGSDQLPPLPPNQDLPAEKIDASIDKWFFISGASA, from the exons ATGCCACTCCTACGAGGCATTAAGCTGCAGCTCCCCAAGACAACTGTCAGCCCGGTCGCTGCTGCCCCTGTACCCGTACTGCAGCTGCTGCctcccaccgccgcccgccgcgcaCTCAGTTTTTGCGTGCCTTCTGCCCGACCCAGTCCCGTTTCCACAGTCACTCGTCGACCCCCGATTCAGGCCCCGTCCCGGGCCAATCACTCAGCAACCCTGGCGGCACACACCAAGCCGACGCCCGGGTCTTctacccctccccctccatccctccTTGCATCATCCGCCAACGGCacccctcctcgcccgtcacaatctgctgccgcccccgGTATTAAATCCAAAATTCCCTCCCAACGCACCGCGCAGATTGCCCGTCACTTCTCTACCATCTCCAAGGACTCTGACCCAAGTTTCCATCACCAAACGCCCGCAATGGCCTCTCCCTACTCCCTCCGCAAGGTTGGTGCTCCTAACACCTTGGAGCACCGTGTCTACATCGAGAAGGATGGCATCCCCGTGTCCCCCTTCCACGACATCCCCCTCTACGCCAACCAGGAGCAGACCATCCTGAACATGGTCGTTGAGATCCCCCGCTGGACCAACGCCAAGCTCGAG ATCTCCAAGGAGGAGCTCCTCAACCCCATCAAGCAGGACATCAAGAAGGGCAAGCTTCGCTACGTCCGCAACTGCTTCCCCCATAAGGGCTACCTCTGGAACTACGGTGCCTTCCCCCAG ACTTGGGAGGACCCTAACGCCATCCAccccgagaccaaggctAAGGGTGACAACGACCCTCTCGATGTCTGCGAGATCGGTGAGCTTGTCGGCTACACCGGTCAGGTCAAGCAGGTCAAGGTCCTCGGTGTCAtggccctgctcgacgaggaggagaccgACTGGAAGGTCATTGTTATCGACGTGAACGACCCCCTGGCTCCCAAGCTCAACGACGTTGAGGACGTCGAGCGCCACCTGCCCGGTCTTCTCCGCGCCACCAACGAGTGGTTCCGCATCTACAAGATCCCCGACGGAAAGCCCGAGAACCAGTTCGCCTTCACCGGCGAGTGCAAGAACAAGAG CTACGCCATGGACGTCGTCCGTGAGTGCGCCGAGGCCTGGGAGAGACTCATCACCGGCAAGACCCAGCCCGGCAGCGTCTCCAC CGCCAACACCACCGTCAGCCAGTcccccgcccgcctcggcTCTGACCAGCTTCCTCCTCTGCCTCCCAACCAGGACCTCCCCGCCGAGAAGATTGATGCTTCCATTGACAAGTGGTTCTTCATCAGCGGTGCCTCCGCATAA
- a CDS encoding 39S ribosomal protein L53/MRP-L53, protein MITKFMSEVTTKFNPFSPKAKSARLFLSCIPPAARSTGLSIKTVLLPRTSTESPSLFVKFKDGKEMDIDCEKMGIKNIIEELDRHSRGLQKQADLTD, encoded by the exons ATGATCACCAAGTTTATGTCGGAGGTCACCACCAAGTTCAACCCCTTCTCGCCCAAGGCCAAGTCGGCGCGGTTGTTTCTGTCCTGCATTCCGCCTGCGGCGCGCTCGACCGGCCTGTCGATCAAGACCGTCCTGCTGCCGCGGACGTCGACGGAGTCCCCGTCGCTGTTTGTCAAGTTCA AGGATGGCAAGGAGATGGATATCGACTGTGAAAAGATGGGCATCAAGAACATCATCGAGGAGCTTGACAGACACTCTCGTGGTCTGCAGAAACAGGCCGATTTGACCGATTAG
- a CDS encoding Protein transport membrane glycoprotein, whose translation MSFEGLQERLTALQETTAQLKELIDRLQNLDFPPGSVPLGADEENGVGAELSSEISQILREEDDELELLGEEVEDLRDGRPGSEAEHTKTRLKDGVERLRQELKSSRVTFRKAQLTARRNLSHAQRLERELLLQSYSQPVSEAPSPSLGAQKPDVIRHRQVHQTTQNTSSLTEDDKQTVGASSNVTSALRRTHDLIAAELARSEFAHQTLTESSAALAQLNDSYGSLDTMLASSKDLLGTLLRSQKSDTWYLQTALYMLMATGAWLLFRRLLYGPLWWLLWLPLRLMFNITVGGGGAMIKYAGSGEPSEAVVVNEGKIDVEGLPDDSLPTVVVAREPQRSAASGDDPESLVNKVGRIVEEMPAEIGEETTTDDGDPVDVGAAVDQTSSDELKQGAPEEVRQRDEL comes from the exons ATGTCCTTTGAAGGGTTACAGGAGCGCCTGACGGCCCTGCAAGAGACCACGGCCCAGCTTAAGGAGCTTATCGACAGGCTTCAGAACCTCGATTTCCCACCGGGATCGGTGCCCCTTGGcgcggacgaggagaacggTGTCGGTGCGGAGCTGAGCTCGGAGATTAGCCAGATTCtcagggaggaggatgacgagctGGAACTCCTcggggaggaggtcgaggacctcAGGGATGGGAGGCCGGGAAGCGAGGCGGAGCATACCAAGACCCGTCTAAAGGATGGCGTGGAGAGGCTGAGGCAGGAACTCAAGAG TTCACGAGTCACCTTCCGCAAGGCGCAGCTTACCGCGAGGCGCAATCTTTCCCATGCGCAGCGTCTCGAGCGCGAACTCCTCCTCCAGTCCTACTCGCAGCCCGTCTCCGAAGCACCCTCCCCGTCCCTCGGCGCTCAAAAGCCGGACGTGATCCGCCACCGACAGGTGCACCAGACCACCCAAAACACGAGCTCGTTGACCGAGGACGACAAGCAAACGGTCGGCGCAAGCAGCAACGTCACGAGTGCGCTGCGGCGCACGCACGACCTCATTGCGGCGGAGCTGGCCCGCAGCGAGTTCGCGCACCAGACCTTGACGGAGTCGTCCGCAGCGCTGGCGCAGCTTAATGACTCGTATGGTTCGCTCGACACGATGCTCGCGAGCTCGAAGGACTTACTGGGCACCTTGCTCCGCTCGCAGAAGAGCGATACTTGGTACCTGCAGACGGCGCTTTACATGCTTATGGCGACGGGCGCGTGGTTGCTGTTTCGGAGGCTATTGTACGGGCCATTGTGGTGGCTGCTGTGGCTGCCATTGCGGCTGATGTTTAACATCacagtcggcggcggcggggcgaTGATCAAGTATGCAGGGTCTGGAGAGCCGtcggaggcggtggtggtgaacGAGGGCAAGATTGATGTCGAGGGCTTGCCGGATGACTCGCTGCCCACCGTGGTGGTCGCGCGGGAGCCGCAACGATCGGCGGCCAGTGGGGACGATCCCGAGTCGCTGGTCAACAAGGTGGGTAGAATTGTGGAGGAAATGCCGGCCGAGATCGgcgaggagacgacgacagACGACGGAGACCCGGTAGACGTCGGAGCTGCCGTTGACCAGACGTCCAGCGACGAGCTGAAGCAGGGGGCGCCAGAGGAAGTAAGGCAGCGTGACGAGCTTTAG
- a CDS encoding Methylthioribulose-1-phosphate dehydratase, with the protein MASASEIQNPDQLVTSDDPEHPANLIPSLCAKFWTLGWVTGTGGGCSIRDDDLVYLAPSGVQKELMKAEDIYVLSLAAQESSLKNRIYLRSPPSYKPSQCTPLFLAAFTRRGAGCCIHTHSHWAVLVTLILESRGAGNDKLFEINNIEQIKGFGKGFQKQGNLGYHDTLRIPVIENTAHEEDLTEFLEEAMDKYPDTYAVLVRRHGVYVWGDNVHKAKTQCESLDYLFQLAVEMKQLGIPWISDVPVVKPTRV; encoded by the exons ATGGCGTCCGCCAGTGAGATTCAAAACCCCGACCAGCTCGTCACCTCAGACGACCCAGAGCACCCGGCAAACCTCATCCCTTCTCTATGCGCAAAGTTCTGGACCCTTGGCTGGGTCACAGGCACCGGCGGTGGCTGTTCCATCCGAGATGA CGACCTCGTTTACCTCGCCCCCTCGGGCGTCCAGAAAGAACTCATGAAGGCCGAGGACATTTacgtcctctccctcgccgcccaggagTCTTCCCTCAAGAACCGCATCTACCTgcgctcgccgccctcctaCAAACCCTCGCAGTGCACCCCGCTCtttctcgccgccttcacgcggcgcggcgcgggcTGCTGCATCCACACGCACTCTCACTGGGCAGTCCTTGTCACCCTGATCCTCGAGTCCCGCGGTGCCGGCAACGACAAGCTCTTCGAGATCAACAACATCGAGCAGATCAAGGGCTTCGGCAAGGGCTTCCAGAAGCAGGGCAACCTTGGCTACCACGACACCCTGCGCATCCCCGTCATCGAGAACACGGCCCATGAGGAGGACCTGACCGAgttcctcgaggaggccatggacAAGTACCCCGACACCTACGCCGTGCTGGTCCGGAGGCACGGCGTCTACGTCTGGGGTGACAACGTCCACAAGGCAAAGACACAGTGTGAAAG CCTGGACTACTTGTTCCAATTGGCCGTTGAGATGAAACAATTGGGAATCCCCTGGATCAGCGACGTTCCAGTTGTCAAGCCTACCAGAGTCTAG
- a CDS encoding Calreticulin family protein, which translates to MKFNAAAFSAAALLASSAYADDAQKVLSEDKTSTAAESATSVAPKLATFTPTTLKAPFLEQFTDDWESRWRPSHAKKDSKDDEEWAYVGEWAVEEPTVYKGVEGDKGLVVKNPAAHHAISAKFPKKIDNKGKTLVVQYEVKLQNGLECGGAYLKLLRENKALHQEEFSNATPYVIMFGPDKCGHTNKVHFIFNHKNPKTGEYEEKHLTAPPTARIVKTTELYTLIVHPNNTFIIQQNGEQVKTGSLLEDFSPSVNPEKEIDDPKDSKPEDWVDEARIADPEAKKPEDWDEEAPFEIVDEEATKPEDWLEDEPLTIPDPEAQKPEDWDDEEDGDWVAPTVPNPKCTEASGCGPWTKPLKKNPDYKGKWTAPYIDNPAYKGVWAPRKIKNPDYYEDKTPANFEPMGAIGFEIWTMQNDILFDNIYIGHSVEDAAKLAEETFKEKHPIEQLAELADKPKEAEKPKSPSDLKFLDDPVHFIKEKLDLFITIAQKDPIQAVKFVPEVAGGIGALLVTIIAIIVGLASSGGAPPAAKKAAADAKDKAKDVKDKASKAIASGADVAKDATKRNTRSSS; encoded by the exons ATGAAGTTCAACGCTGCTGCGTTCTCTGCTGCAGCTCTGCTTGCTAGTAGTGCCTATGCCGACGATGCCCAGAAGGTCCTGAGTGAGGACAAGACCTCGACTGCCGCTGAGTCTGCCACCTCTGTTGCCCCTAAGCTGGCTACCTTTACT CCTACCACCCTCAAGGCCCCCTTCCTTGAGCAGTTCACCGACGACTGGGAGTCTCGCTGGAGACCCTCCCACGCCAAGAAGGACTCCAAGGACGATGAGGAATGGGCCTACGTTGGCGAGTGGGCTGTTGAGGAGCCCACTGTCTACAAGGGCGTTGAGGGCGACAAGGGTCTTGTTGTCAAGAACCCCGCCGCTCACCACGCCATCTCAGCCAAGTTCCCCAAGAAGATTGACAACAAGGGCAAGACTCTGGTTGTCCAGTATGAGGTCAAGCTTCAGA ATGGCCTCGAGTGTGGTGGTGCTTACCTCAAGCTCCTTCGCGAGAACAAGGCTCTTCACCAGGAGGAGTTCTCCAACGCCACTCCCTATGTGATCATGTTTGGTCCCGATAAGTGCGGCCACACCAACAAGGTCCACTTCATCTTCAACCACAAGAACCCCAAGACGGGCGAGTACGAGGAGAAGCACCTCACCGCCCCCCCTACTGCTCGCATTGTCAAGACCACTGAGCTCTACACCCTCATTGTCCACCCCAACAACACCTTCATCATCCAGCAGAATGGCGAGCAGGTCAAGACCGGCTCCCTCCTTGAGGACTTCTCCCCCTCTGTCAACCCTGAGAAGGAGATTGACGACCCCAAGGACTCCAAGCCTGAGGACTGGGTTGATGAGGCCCGTATCGCCGACCCtgaggccaagaagcccgaggactgggatgaggaggcgcCCTTCGagatcgtcgacgaggaggccacCAAGCCCGAGGACTGGCTTGAGGATGAGCCTCTTACCATTCCCGACCCCGAGGCCCAGAAGCCCGAGGACTgggatgatgaggaggacggTGACTGGGTCGCCCCTACTGTCCCCAACCCTAAGTGCACTGAGGCCTCTGGCTGTGGTCCCTGGACCAAGCCCTTGAAGAAGAACCCCGACTACAAGGGCAAGTGGACCGCACCTTACATCGACAACCCTGCCTACAAGGGCGTCTGGGCTCCCCGTAAGATCAAGAACCCCGACTACTACGAGGACAAGACCCCCGCCAACTTTGAGCCCATGGGTGCT ATTGGCTTCGAGATCTGGACCATGCAGAACGACATCCTCTTCGACAACATCTACATTGGCCACTcagtcgaggacgccgccaagCTCGCTGAGGAGACCTTCAAGGAGAAGCACCCCATtgagcagctcgccgagctcgccgacaAGCCCAAGGAGGCTGAGAAGCCCAAGTCGCCCAGCGACCTCAagttcctcgacgaccccgTCCACTtcatcaaggagaagctcgatCTCTTCATCACCATTGCCCAGAAGGACCCCATCCAGGCTGTCAAGTTTGTTCCTGAGGTCGCCGGAGGTATCGGTGCCCTTCTCGTCACTatcatcgccatcattgTCGGCCTCGCCAGCTCCGGCGGTGCTCCTCCTGCCGCCAAgaaggctgccgccgacgccaaggacaaggccaaggacgTCAAGGACAAGGCTTCCAAGGCTATTGCCTCGGGCGCTGACGTCGCGAAGGATGCCACCAAGCGCAACACTCGTAGCTCGTCTTAG